A window of the Calditrichota bacterium genome harbors these coding sequences:
- a CDS encoding TonB-dependent receptor, with product MKKLLILALVLMLPLALFAQRGTITGKVTDANTGDALVGANVVIKGTTIGSAAGIDGAYKITKVPAGTYTLRASFIGYKMAEKQVQVTSGQVVEVNFQLGEDVIFGQAISIVADRAKERETPVAFTDIRKVDMVQRLGSQDIPMILNTTPSVYATMQGGGAGDARINVRGFNQRNVAIMINGVPVNDMENGWVYWSNWDGIADATSSIQIQRGLSAVNLATPSIGGTMNIITDPTSMEKGITFRQEVGTAGFLKTTLTANSGLVADKFAFNGLVVRKTGDGFIDKTWTDAWAYYFGASWNVNANNRLELYALGAPQRHGQNLYKQNIAVYSHDFAKNLSDYDQAAFDKFQEKGREFNQNWAPVSSSYKGKQAWNEKTGDRYNPNFINERENFFHKPQVNLNWFSKFNDQMSLYTVLYYSGGHGGGTGTYGNVYTKDANGKLGDDDYKFYYGPSPWVRDWDATIAMNSGPAGDYYVDKKKLTKEDGQSLGILRNSRNNQWTIGAISKLNYKFSDNLKSTFGVDWRTAEIEHYREVRDLLGGEFYIKKNDAFHPDQKVGLGEKIAYNFTNTVDWFGFFGQAEYSSARVTAYGMAGYSTIKYTHTNHFKKEEGTNNELYLKSDQIGGYQVKGGASYRVTSALDVYGNLGYVSKVPIFDQVIDDYTSTVATDPKNEKFISGELGVNWAGLDNTLTAKMNLYYTTWKDRSVTRGVRDLDGNEAILFISGLNALHQGIEFESAYQPMEMFRLDLAASIGNWKYLDDVDVLYKDYSNPDNPDKRYQLYIKDLKVGDAPQTQFALAGSVYPMPGLTGQLVFRYYQNHFADFDPTNRTDKNDRTQSWEVPSAYVMDFHAAYDLPFSFSGIKFQLFAHVFNILDQEYIQDAVDNSRYNAWSGDDDKHDSDSAEVFFGLPRTFNIGLALRY from the coding sequence ATGAAAAAACTACTCATTCTTGCGCTTGTGCTCATGCTTCCTTTGGCTTTGTTTGCACAACGAGGAACAATTACCGGTAAAGTCACTGACGCAAATACCGGCGATGCACTCGTGGGGGCAAATGTCGTCATTAAAGGCACAACGATCGGGAGCGCTGCCGGAATTGACGGCGCCTACAAGATCACCAAAGTGCCTGCCGGAACTTATACGCTACGCGCATCTTTCATCGGCTACAAAATGGCTGAAAAACAGGTGCAGGTAACTTCCGGCCAGGTTGTCGAGGTCAACTTTCAGCTCGGGGAAGATGTCATTTTCGGACAGGCGATCAGCATCGTTGCCGACCGCGCGAAAGAGCGCGAAACGCCGGTTGCTTTTACCGACATCCGTAAAGTGGACATGGTTCAGCGCCTGGGCTCTCAGGATATTCCAATGATCCTGAACACGACTCCCAGCGTGTACGCCACCATGCAGGGCGGCGGCGCCGGCGACGCCAGAATCAATGTGCGCGGTTTCAACCAGAGAAATGTCGCCATTATGATCAACGGCGTTCCGGTCAATGACATGGAAAATGGCTGGGTGTACTGGTCTAACTGGGACGGTATAGCTGACGCGACTTCCTCCATTCAGATCCAGCGCGGTTTGAGCGCCGTTAATTTGGCGACACCATCGATTGGTGGAACCATGAATATTATTACCGATCCCACCAGCATGGAAAAAGGCATTACTTTCCGTCAGGAAGTGGGAACTGCTGGATTTTTGAAAACTACGTTGACGGCAAACAGCGGCCTGGTTGCCGATAAATTTGCTTTCAATGGATTAGTAGTCCGCAAAACCGGCGACGGCTTCATTGACAAAACCTGGACAGATGCCTGGGCATACTACTTTGGCGCCAGTTGGAACGTAAACGCCAATAACCGTTTGGAATTATACGCCCTCGGCGCACCTCAGCGTCATGGTCAGAATTTGTATAAACAAAATATTGCCGTTTATAGCCATGATTTTGCCAAAAACCTGAGCGACTACGATCAAGCTGCTTTTGATAAATTCCAGGAAAAAGGCAGAGAGTTCAATCAGAACTGGGCTCCGGTCAGTTCATCTTACAAAGGCAAACAGGCGTGGAATGAAAAAACAGGCGATCGCTACAATCCCAATTTCATCAATGAGCGAGAAAATTTCTTCCACAAACCGCAAGTAAACTTGAACTGGTTCAGCAAATTTAATGACCAGATGAGCCTGTACACGGTTCTGTATTATTCCGGCGGACACGGTGGCGGCACAGGAACCTATGGCAACGTTTACACCAAAGATGCTAACGGCAAATTGGGCGATGATGACTATAAATTTTACTATGGTCCTTCTCCCTGGGTCCGTGATTGGGACGCAACAATTGCCATGAATTCCGGTCCTGCCGGAGATTACTATGTTGATAAAAAGAAATTGACCAAAGAAGACGGTCAGTCTTTAGGCATTTTGCGCAATAGCCGCAATAACCAGTGGACTATCGGCGCCATCTCCAAATTGAATTACAAATTCAGCGACAATTTGAAGAGCACCTTTGGCGTTGACTGGAGAACAGCGGAAATCGAGCATTATCGTGAAGTCCGCGATTTACTTGGCGGCGAATTTTACATTAAGAAAAATGATGCGTTTCATCCCGATCAAAAAGTCGGATTGGGTGAGAAAATCGCCTATAACTTCACCAATACCGTTGATTGGTTCGGTTTCTTTGGCCAGGCGGAATACAGCTCCGCACGCGTAACCGCTTACGGCATGGCCGGCTACTCCACCATTAAATACACCCACACCAACCATTTCAAAAAAGAAGAAGGCACGAATAATGAGCTTTATCTGAAATCCGACCAGATTGGCGGCTATCAGGTAAAAGGTGGCGCCAGCTACCGCGTCACTTCCGCTTTGGACGTGTACGGAAACCTCGGCTATGTCTCCAAAGTGCCGATTTTCGACCAAGTGATTGATGATTACACTTCCACAGTCGCCACAGATCCGAAAAATGAAAAATTCATCTCTGGCGAACTTGGCGTAAACTGGGCCGGGTTGGACAATACATTGACCGCCAAAATGAATCTTTATTACACAACATGGAAAGATCGCTCCGTCACCAGAGGCGTGCGCGACCTGGATGGCAACGAAGCGATTCTGTTCATTTCCGGATTGAATGCCCTACATCAGGGTATTGAATTCGAATCTGCTTACCAGCCCATGGAAATGTTCCGCCTGGATTTGGCAGCCAGTATTGGTAACTGGAAATATCTGGATGACGTTGATGTATTGTACAAAGATTACAGTAATCCAGACAATCCTGACAAAAGATATCAACTCTACATCAAAGACTTGAAAGTCGGCGATGCTCCGCAGACACAGTTTGCTCTCGCGGGCTCTGTTTACCCGATGCCTGGTCTGACCGGACAGCTTGTCTTCCGTTATTACCAGAATCATTTTGCGGATTTCGATCCGACCAACAGAACCGATAAGAACGACAGGACTCAGAGTTGGGAAGTTCCGTCAGCTTATGTGATGGATTTCCATGCAGCTTATGATTTGCCGTTTAGCTTTAGCGGTATCAAATTCCAGTTGTTCGCTCATGTATTCAATATTCTGGATCAAGAATACATCCAGGACGCTGTTGACAACAGCCGTTACAATGCCTGGAGCGGAGACGACGACAAACATGATTCCGACAGCGCAGAAGTTTTCTTCGGTCTGCCGAGAACATTTAATATCGGACTGGCGTTGCGCTATTAG
- a CDS encoding pyridoxal phosphate-dependent aminotransferase: MADYPVSACCEEMSPFIVMDILERAQKLASEGRSIIHLEIGEPDFDTPEKIVSAAKEALDKGDTHYTHSLGTVALREAICQHYKKNYNVQISPEQVIVTSGTSPALLLALSVLTDPGDNIILSNPGYACYKNFLTYLRTKLNFVNVYEEDGFQYRPEKIRKQINNRTRAILINSPSNPTGNLLADEKMEEIASLEPVIISDEIYHGLTYGARARSILEFTSRAIVLNGFSKLFAMTGWRLGYLILPPELVRPVQKMQQNLFICANSFVQSAGVVALVEHHPEIGRTVKIYDERRQFMIRRLREIGFGITIEPRGAFYVFANAGKFRQDSYEFAFELLEKTGVAVTPGIDFGSNGEGYLRFSYANSLKNISVAMDRLEKYLA; this comes from the coding sequence ATGGCAGATTACCCTGTTTCCGCTTGCTGCGAGGAAATGTCCCCCTTTATCGTAATGGATATTCTGGAGAGAGCGCAAAAACTGGCAAGCGAGGGAAGATCGATCATTCATCTGGAAATAGGCGAGCCTGATTTTGACACGCCGGAAAAAATAGTGAGTGCTGCAAAAGAAGCGCTGGACAAAGGCGATACGCACTACACGCACAGCCTGGGAACGGTCGCTCTGCGCGAAGCCATTTGCCAACATTACAAAAAAAATTACAACGTTCAGATTTCTCCCGAACAAGTCATTGTCACTTCAGGCACTTCCCCGGCGTTGCTATTAGCGCTGTCAGTGCTGACCGATCCCGGCGACAACATTATCCTCTCAAATCCGGGCTATGCCTGCTACAAAAATTTTCTCACTTATCTGCGCACAAAGTTAAACTTCGTCAACGTTTACGAGGAAGACGGTTTCCAGTACCGCCCGGAAAAAATCCGCAAGCAAATCAATAACCGAACGCGAGCCATTCTAATCAACTCTCCCAGCAATCCCACCGGCAATCTTTTGGCGGATGAAAAAATGGAAGAAATCGCCTCGCTGGAGCCGGTCATCATTTCCGATGAAATTTATCATGGGCTGACCTACGGCGCGCGAGCGCGATCAATTTTAGAATTCACTTCCCGGGCAATCGTGTTGAACGGATTTTCAAAATTATTCGCCATGACTGGCTGGCGTTTGGGCTACCTGATTCTACCGCCGGAATTGGTGCGCCCCGTGCAAAAAATGCAGCAGAATTTGTTCATTTGCGCTAACTCATTTGTGCAGAGCGCCGGAGTTGTTGCCCTGGTCGAACATCATCCGGAGATTGGCCGTACAGTTAAAATTTACGATGAACGGCGGCAATTTATGATTCGGCGGCTACGCGAGATCGGTTTCGGCATCACAATCGAGCCCCGCGGCGCTTTTTATGTATTTGCCAATGCCGGGAAATTTCGTCAGGATTCTTACGAGTTTGCTTTTGAGTTATTGGAAAAAACCGGTGTCGCGGTGACGCCGGGCATTGACTTTGGCAGCAACGGCGAAGGTTATCTGCGTTTTTCCTATGCCAATTCTCTGAAAAACATTTCTGTTGCCATGGACAGATTGGAAAAATATCTGGCTTAA
- a CDS encoding dihydroorotase, whose product MSGSKFQKAEKILLKNVTIIDDGYNEQKQWDIFIIDGKINAINPTSEKTDFNGAVLDLSGKLALPGLLDMHVHFREPGREDEETLKSGAHSAMAGGFTAACTMPNTNPATDNREVIEFILDEMKNHLFSIYPIAAITKDQQGEKLAEMAELVDAGAVAFSDDGKSVANSLLLRRALEYSKMFNVPIIEHCEDAHLVGSGDMHEGFVSSNLGLAGMPAIAEDVIVARNLMLAEYTGGKIHIAHISTKGAVDLVRQAKDKGIDVTAEATPHHFSLTDEAVRSFDSNFKMNPPLRSEEHVAAIIEGLKDGTIDAIVTDHAPHSIEEKDAEFSAAPFGIIGLETALGLVAKQLVKPGILSWQDIVQKMCKNPYRILGLEAPQIKAGEIANLTIIDPAGEWEVDKFNMKSRSRNTPFHGWKLPVRAFAVLNNGYFYLAEK is encoded by the coding sequence ATGTCGGGGAGCAAATTTCAAAAGGCTGAAAAAATTTTATTGAAAAATGTGACGATTATTGATGACGGCTACAATGAGCAAAAACAATGGGATATTTTCATCATCGACGGCAAAATCAATGCCATCAACCCGACCTCGGAAAAGACGGATTTCAATGGCGCTGTGCTGGATTTGTCCGGGAAATTAGCGCTGCCCGGGTTGCTGGACATGCACGTGCATTTTCGCGAACCGGGCAGGGAAGACGAAGAAACTCTGAAGTCCGGCGCCCATTCCGCAATGGCAGGCGGCTTTACTGCGGCATGCACCATGCCCAACACAAATCCGGCGACGGACAATCGCGAAGTGATTGAATTCATCCTCGACGAGATGAAAAATCATCTTTTTTCGATTTATCCCATCGCAGCCATTACCAAAGATCAGCAGGGTGAAAAATTAGCGGAAATGGCGGAATTAGTGGATGCCGGCGCCGTCGCTTTTTCCGATGACGGCAAATCTGTAGCGAACAGTTTACTACTGCGGCGCGCACTGGAATATTCGAAAATGTTTAATGTTCCGATTATCGAGCACTGCGAAGACGCTCATCTTGTCGGCAGCGGCGACATGCACGAGGGATTTGTTTCATCGAATCTGGGACTCGCCGGAATGCCGGCAATCGCTGAAGACGTCATCGTCGCGAGAAATCTGATGTTGGCAGAATACACCGGCGGCAAAATTCACATCGCACATATTTCCACCAAAGGCGCCGTGGATTTAGTGCGTCAGGCAAAAGACAAAGGTATCGACGTCACGGCCGAAGCGACACCGCACCATTTTTCTCTGACCGACGAGGCTGTTCGCTCGTTTGATTCCAATTTCAAAATGAATCCACCGCTGCGCAGCGAAGAGCACGTCGCGGCAATCATCGAAGGTCTGAAAGACGGAACCATCGACGCCATTGTTACCGACCACGCGCCGCATTCCATTGAAGAAAAAGACGCTGAATTTTCTGCGGCGCCGTTCGGCATCATTGGGCTGGAAACTGCGCTGGGTCTGGTTGCTAAGCAATTAGTCAAGCCAGGAATTTTGTCATGGCAGGACATCGTTCAAAAAATGTGCAAGAATCCGTATCGCATTTTGGGACTGGAAGCTCCACAAATCAAAGCGGGCGAAATTGCCAATTTGACCATCATCGACCCGGCTGGTGAATGGGAAGTCGACAAATTTAACATGAAATCACGCTCACGGAACACGCCTTTTCACGGCTGGAAACTGCCGGTGCGTGCTTTTGCAGTGTTGAACAATGGCTATTTTTATCTTGCTGAAAAATAG